One window of Thermocoleostomius sinensis A174 genomic DNA carries:
- a CDS encoding sensor histidine kinase, with translation MGLQQEPSSYERQLVALGRALQALREEDQADGLIAITLKYLQAEFAYGLVWLGLYDRVGHRIFGKGGVTPTGDVSFLKQRISLNPGDLLEQVVIQQRPIGVPDLREEPRAGDWCKAAQKFHIQGTIIFPIRHKDRCFGVVMLGSALWGTSPHSEEKVRLSLVLGGLAEAFYQLEIEQQRQQTKRPAEPLLNLLTKLRSLPTLKKRLESIIEETHRFIQPNRTNVYWYEPQHRYFWRRLGDRDKSQTGTSRTVPEVGIPVQEISGLYQALMADQLVSIGEAHSSLKTEMTGRLMQQIQARSLIAAPILFQGELHGFLTVEGLEPRIWTEEEKHYLRGAAQLIALTTPLEEMEETIQQVKLDQSLTSEISRALYSEDDWQAAMNRCADQLFRRLQISRFLVLLYNKSQSTFEICYQRQGANRRPLSSPFAPLNSVDWQMLEQSTEAIGIENLEEDLKLMTWRSDFLHANVRSLMVCSTAIGKSPEGIIIAAQDTPRSWNRVERELLQVVSQQLGLLLHQLHLQRQTDHLHKTCQAIQWGLARMQQMHQLDSLERAAMQQIAQLLQAPLAALITWQPGRAMAKITAPIISNSSFSILTDIPISIYTDLLVQWALQSDGLLTVPIEEIPPETRQWLNSPEIGQVLVMALRTDPEHEVIAIILIGDRRDRVWTEHQLTAFGTLTSQLAWCRRYLLLTEKLLARREDLEQLNWYKQRRMEELYRVMGMGVRRLNELSQQKDGLVSMQFQQILRHFGSLLTTLTPVLKHEPWAFQSEYETMPLASLLKRSLERVDTLIKQRHLWSQVHSDANLSVGGDIPKIELVLHELLMSACHRSPSGGRLDIWCRQVDARWLELSVTDGGAIEQRLVDELQLGRSSDWLMPSTLDQPPGLHFVICQRLMQTLGGEFDLYKLEDGRVLSRLMIPIAAGLLPAGSHDKSASDRSL, from the coding sequence ATGGGCTTGCAGCAAGAGCCGTCGAGCTACGAACGACAATTAGTTGCCCTGGGACGCGCTCTTCAGGCATTGCGAGAAGAGGATCAAGCAGATGGATTAATTGCCATCACGCTCAAGTATCTTCAAGCCGAGTTTGCCTATGGTTTAGTGTGGCTGGGGCTATACGATCGCGTTGGACATCGTATTTTTGGCAAAGGCGGTGTGACTCCAACGGGTGATGTCTCGTTCCTGAAGCAGCGCATTTCTCTTAATCCAGGGGATCTGCTCGAACAAGTGGTGATTCAACAGCGACCGATCGGCGTTCCAGATTTGCGCGAAGAACCCAGAGCCGGAGACTGGTGTAAGGCTGCTCAAAAGTTCCATATTCAAGGCACAATCATTTTTCCGATTCGCCACAAGGATCGTTGCTTCGGTGTGGTAATGCTGGGATCAGCCCTATGGGGTACATCACCGCATTCTGAAGAGAAAGTGCGACTATCACTGGTTCTGGGCGGCTTGGCCGAAGCCTTTTACCAACTAGAAATAGAACAGCAGCGCCAGCAAACCAAACGTCCTGCTGAACCGCTGTTAAATTTGTTGACCAAACTGCGATCGTTGCCCACTCTCAAGAAACGACTCGAATCTATCATTGAAGAAACCCATCGCTTCATCCAACCCAATCGCACGAATGTTTACTGGTATGAACCGCAACACCGTTACTTCTGGCGACGGTTGGGCGATCGCGATAAAAGCCAAACTGGGACAAGCCGCACTGTGCCAGAGGTGGGCATTCCTGTGCAGGAAATCAGCGGGTTATACCAAGCACTGATGGCGGATCAGTTAGTATCGATCGGTGAGGCTCATAGTTCCCTGAAAACTGAGATGACTGGGCGCTTGATGCAGCAAATTCAAGCCCGATCGCTGATTGCGGCTCCTATTTTGTTTCAAGGAGAACTACACGGTTTTTTAACGGTTGAAGGATTAGAACCCCGGATTTGGACGGAGGAAGAGAAACATTACCTGCGCGGCGCAGCCCAACTGATTGCCCTCACCACACCGCTGGAGGAAATGGAAGAAACGATTCAGCAAGTTAAGCTGGATCAGTCCCTCACCTCTGAAATTTCCCGCGCGCTCTACAGCGAAGATGATTGGCAAGCCGCCATGAACCGCTGTGCAGATCAGCTTTTTCGCCGGTTGCAAATCAGCCGGTTTTTGGTACTGCTCTACAACAAAAGTCAAAGTACCTTCGAGATTTGCTATCAACGTCAGGGAGCGAACCGTCGCCCACTCTCTTCTCCCTTCGCTCCCCTCAATTCTGTGGATTGGCAAATGTTAGAACAGAGTACTGAGGCGATTGGTATTGAAAATCTGGAAGAAGATCTGAAGCTGATGACATGGCGATCGGACTTTCTCCATGCCAATGTTCGATCGCTGATGGTATGCAGTACGGCGATCGGCAAATCGCCGGAAGGCATCATTATCGCGGCGCAGGACACCCCCCGCAGTTGGAATCGGGTAGAACGTGAACTGCTACAGGTCGTGAGTCAACAACTGGGACTGCTCCTACATCAACTGCATCTACAACGCCAAACTGATCATCTGCACAAAACCTGTCAGGCGATTCAGTGGGGACTAGCGAGGATGCAGCAAATGCACCAGCTTGATAGCTTGGAACGAGCCGCCATGCAGCAGATCGCGCAACTGTTGCAAGCCCCCCTAGCCGCACTCATTACCTGGCAACCGGGTCGTGCCATGGCTAAAATCACGGCTCCAATCATCAGCAACTCATCGTTCAGTATCCTCACGGATATCCCTATTTCGATTTATACTGACTTACTGGTACAGTGGGCTTTACAGTCTGATGGATTGCTGACTGTGCCAATCGAAGAAATCCCCCCCGAAACACGGCAATGGTTGAATAGCCCGGAAATTGGTCAAGTGTTGGTGATGGCGTTGCGTACAGATCCTGAGCATGAAGTCATTGCCATTATATTGATTGGCGATCGCCGCGATCGTGTCTGGACAGAGCATCAACTGACCGCGTTTGGGACCTTAACAAGCCAATTAGCTTGGTGTCGGCGCTATTTGCTACTAACGGAAAAGTTGTTAGCTCGGCGAGAGGATCTGGAACAACTGAATTGGTATAAACAGCGACGAATGGAGGAACTCTATCGGGTTATGGGGATGGGCGTTCGGCGCTTGAATGAATTGAGCCAGCAAAAGGACGGGCTGGTCAGTATGCAGTTCCAGCAGATTTTGCGTCACTTTGGTAGCCTGCTGACAACCCTTACCCCGGTTCTCAAGCATGAGCCGTGGGCGTTTCAGAGTGAGTACGAAACTATGCCGTTGGCCAGTTTGCTAAAACGATCGCTAGAACGAGTCGATACCTTAATCAAACAACGACATCTGTGGTCACAGGTGCACAGTGACGCCAATCTCAGTGTTGGCGGAGATATTCCTAAAATTGAATTGGTGCTGCATGAGCTATTGATGTCCGCGTGTCATCGATCGCCCTCTGGCGGGCGGCTCGACATTTGGTGTCGGCAGGTAGACGCTCGTTGGCTAGAGCTTTCAGTGACAGATGGCGGCGCAATCGAGCAACGCTTGGTAGATGAATTACAGTTGGGACGCTCCAGCGATTGGCTCATGCCTTCCACGCTTGATCAACCACCTGGGCTGCATTTCGTCATCTGTCAGCGGCTCATGCAAACCTTAGGTGGCGAATTTGATCTGTACAAGCTGGAAGACGGACGAGTTCTGAGCCGATTAATGAT
- a CDS encoding glycosyltransferase family 4 protein, whose translation MHVLAVHNEYKIRGGEDECYEAEVALLRERGHKVEVYEETNDRLAHFGRVQLAAKTVWSQDAYQAVRRTLAAASFDVMHVQNFFPLISPSIYYAAKAEGVPIVQTLHNYRLLCPNALFFRGGQVCEDCLGKVIPYPGVQHGCYRENKVASAGVATLLTVHRFMRTWTKTVDLYVALTEFARQKFIEGGLPAEKIVVKPHFIHPDPGLGQGSGGYALYVGRLSVEKGLDTLLDAWTLLGDRIPLKIVGDGPLSDRVIEATQRLPKVEWLGRKPLAEVYRLMGEATCLIFPSKWYETFGRVAVEAFAKGTPVIAANIGAIAELVDNGRTGLHFCPGDPDDLSKQVKWLLENPATLAHMRQAARAEFEAKYTVERNYQELINIYTIAHKRQTISPGRPI comes from the coding sequence ATGCATGTTCTTGCAGTTCACAATGAATACAAAATTCGCGGCGGCGAAGACGAATGTTATGAAGCAGAAGTAGCGCTGCTTCGTGAAAGGGGACACAAGGTTGAAGTCTATGAAGAGACCAACGATCGCCTGGCTCACTTCGGCAGAGTTCAACTGGCAGCTAAAACCGTTTGGTCACAGGACGCCTACCAAGCTGTTCGGCGGACATTAGCCGCCGCATCCTTTGATGTCATGCATGTACAGAATTTCTTTCCGCTGATTTCTCCATCAATCTACTATGCCGCTAAGGCGGAAGGCGTGCCGATCGTACAAACGCTGCATAATTATCGACTGCTGTGCCCCAATGCCTTGTTTTTTCGGGGAGGGCAGGTGTGTGAAGATTGTTTGGGAAAAGTTATTCCATATCCAGGTGTGCAGCACGGTTGCTATCGAGAGAACAAGGTGGCATCGGCTGGTGTAGCCACATTGCTGACCGTACATCGGTTCATGCGAACCTGGACGAAAACGGTTGATCTTTATGTAGCGTTGACGGAGTTTGCTCGACAGAAATTTATTGAAGGGGGATTGCCGGCTGAAAAAATTGTCGTTAAGCCTCACTTTATTCACCCTGATCCAGGTTTAGGACAGGGCAGCGGCGGCTATGCGCTGTATGTAGGTCGGCTTTCGGTCGAAAAGGGCCTAGACACATTACTGGACGCATGGACCCTGTTGGGCGATCGAATACCGCTCAAGATTGTCGGAGATGGACCGCTGTCCGATCGCGTGATTGAAGCAACACAGCGCTTACCAAAGGTGGAATGGTTGGGACGTAAACCTCTGGCAGAGGTTTATAGGTTGATGGGCGAGGCAACTTGTCTGATCTTTCCCTCTAAATGGTATGAAACCTTTGGGCGGGTTGCCGTCGAAGCCTTTGCCAAAGGAACCCCCGTTATTGCCGCTAATATTGGAGCGATCGCAGAGTTAGTGGATAACGGGCGCACTGGGTTACATTTTTGCCCTGGTGATCCGGATGATCTCAGCAAGCAGGTGAAATGGTTGTTAGAGAATCCAGCAACCTTGGCCCACATGCGCCAAGCAGCGCGAGCCGAGTTTGAGGCAAAATACACAGTCGAGAGAAACTACCAGGAACTAATTAACATTTACACGATCGCTCATAAGCGACAAACAATATCGCCAGGTAGACCAATTTGA
- a CDS encoding glycosyltransferase family 4 protein: MIQVFDKQIDLKVYRFLIRRDQHSKSQDLLRRRILKSYELWREVRKAQSEGRKILFQGISPALFAYPVVKPNSSFIVTDWTRKLYEPIWNFLPSPPWLTWIHKKVLNKQKSIIGLTDAVVEEIAKDYSVPKNKLRKGRLPFSFDLDIFEPSPDRQDQQIRILFVGGDMYRKGGDVLLQWFLEQNNPNLHLTLVTKTLAVDHPKVDIKTDINFGQSAHRQLFKSHDIFVLPTKCDAYPIVLGEAACAGLAILTTKNALGAPEVIRNGVNGYISNSQTELLQQLSELVQNKPLIESMKRNSRQFMEQEFSSQLVTDEFIQYIF, encoded by the coding sequence TTGATTCAAGTATTTGATAAACAAATTGATCTAAAAGTATATCGCTTCCTCATTCGGCGCGATCAACATTCAAAAAGTCAGGATCTTTTACGAAGACGGATTCTGAAGTCCTACGAACTGTGGAGAGAAGTACGAAAAGCTCAATCAGAAGGTCGAAAAATTCTGTTTCAGGGGATCAGTCCTGCCCTCTTTGCCTATCCGGTCGTCAAACCAAATAGTAGTTTTATTGTCACCGATTGGACACGAAAGCTTTATGAACCTATTTGGAATTTTCTGCCTTCTCCACCATGGCTAACCTGGATACACAAAAAAGTTTTAAATAAACAGAAAAGCATCATCGGGTTAACAGACGCTGTGGTAGAGGAAATTGCGAAAGACTATAGCGTTCCAAAAAATAAACTTCGAAAGGGAAGATTACCATTTTCTTTTGATTTGGATATTTTTGAACCCAGCCCCGATCGCCAAGATCAACAGATACGAATTCTCTTTGTCGGTGGAGACATGTACCGGAAGGGAGGAGATGTGCTGCTGCAATGGTTTCTAGAGCAAAATAATCCTAATTTACACTTAACATTGGTGACTAAAACGCTAGCGGTCGATCATCCAAAAGTTGACATTAAGACCGATATTAATTTTGGACAATCTGCCCATCGCCAACTATTCAAAAGTCATGATATTTTCGTGTTACCTACAAAGTGTGATGCCTATCCGATCGTCCTAGGTGAAGCAGCTTGTGCGGGGCTAGCAATTCTAACGACAAAGAATGCACTTGGTGCGCCGGAGGTAATCCGAAATGGAGTGAATGGTTATATCTCTAATTCACAAACTGAGCTTTTACAGCAATTAAGTGAGTTGGTTCAAAACAAACCGCTAATTGAATCCATGAAACGCAACAGTCGGCAATTCATGGAACAAGAATTTTCCTCTCAATTAGTCACTGACGAGTTTATTCAATACATTTTCTAA
- a CDS encoding glycosyltransferase family 4 protein, translating into MKILISAYSCEPGRGSEPGVGWNVAREVAKYHDVWVLTRPDESRRAIEAELAQNPVPNLHFVYFTLPFWQDSMRLGQSGAMQIHYYLWQIQAYFVAQRLHREIGFDLIHHVTFVKYSTPCFLSLLPVPLVWGPVGGGETAPKTFWKDFSLRAKVYETARALTRGIGELDPFTRLTVKRSTVIRATTEDTAQRLYRMGANEVEIFTESGLPAEEVARLSQCQQPEAAPIRFISMGRLLHWKGFHLGIRAFAGAKLPDAEYWICGEGPERDRLQALAQELGIAHQVTFWGRLPREQTLEKLSQSHVLVHPSLHDSGGWVCLEAMAAGRPVICLNLGGPGVQVTKETGFKVAAQSPEQAVTDMAAAMVQLATDSDLRSNMGQAGKMLVQAQHSWQARGKELSQLYASLVQS; encoded by the coding sequence ATGAAAATTTTGATCTCTGCTTATTCTTGTGAACCGGGTCGAGGTTCTGAGCCTGGAGTCGGTTGGAACGTCGCCCGCGAGGTAGCCAAATACCATGACGTTTGGGTTTTGACCCGACCCGACGAAAGCAGGCGGGCGATCGAAGCCGAACTAGCGCAAAACCCTGTCCCCAATCTTCACTTTGTTTACTTCACCTTACCTTTCTGGCAAGACAGTATGCGCTTGGGGCAGTCAGGCGCAATGCAAATTCACTACTATCTGTGGCAAATTCAAGCCTATTTTGTGGCGCAACGGCTACACCGGGAAATTGGCTTTGACTTAATTCACCACGTCACCTTTGTGAAGTATTCAACTCCCTGCTTCTTATCATTGTTGCCTGTGCCGTTGGTTTGGGGCCCGGTTGGTGGTGGAGAAACAGCCCCCAAAACCTTCTGGAAGGATTTTAGCCTACGTGCCAAGGTCTATGAAACGGCGCGTGCACTTACCCGTGGCATCGGAGAACTTGATCCGTTTACGCGACTGACAGTTAAACGCAGTACCGTCATTCGGGCCACAACCGAAGACACTGCGCAACGGCTTTATCGAATGGGAGCTAACGAGGTAGAAATTTTCACCGAATCTGGGCTACCAGCTGAAGAAGTGGCTCGTTTGTCGCAATGTCAGCAGCCGGAGGCTGCTCCAATACGATTTATTAGCATGGGACGATTGTTGCATTGGAAAGGATTCCACTTGGGAATTCGCGCCTTTGCAGGTGCAAAATTGCCTGATGCTGAATATTGGATTTGTGGAGAAGGCCCAGAGCGCGATCGGCTTCAGGCACTAGCCCAGGAGCTAGGCATTGCGCATCAGGTAACGTTTTGGGGCAGGCTACCCCGCGAACAAACCCTGGAAAAGCTATCCCAATCTCATGTGTTGGTGCATCCCAGTCTACACGATTCGGGCGGTTGGGTCTGTTTAGAAGCAATGGCCGCTGGACGCCCTGTGATTTGCCTGAACTTAGGTGGTCCGGGGGTGCAAGTCACCAAAGAAACTGGCTTTAAGGTTGCGGCCCAGTCTCCGGAACAAGCCGTCACCGATATGGCCGCCGCAATGGTGCAGTTAGCAACTGATTCGGATTTGCGATCGAATATGGGGCAAGCAGGAAAAATGCTGGTTCAAGCACAGCATAGTTGGCAGGCTAGGGGCAAGGAATTGTCTCAGCTTTATGCCAGCTTGGTGCAATCCTAA
- a CDS encoding sulfotransferase domain-containing protein, with translation MPGLVKWNDIVSVQALCGIMNTPAHIRWKIGSAPNHAIVRSHLMHCNVILNILKEFDSKILFIYRDLRDVAVSHARWVMKEERIFLHKVYKQQKDFDDHLMSSILGVPVGSPFGSNVSQPDIGQDFARWKGWIYEPTALAVKFEDLVGERGESSEEIRLQTIEKIANFLELNLTPQQIDKRFSSHMMNPAESHTFVKGGQGRRGGWRAKFNPQHKEAFKRVAGDVLIELGYEQDMNW, from the coding sequence ATGCCAGGGCTTGTCAAATGGAATGATATCGTTTCCGTTCAAGCTCTGTGTGGAATTATGAACACCCCTGCTCATATTCGCTGGAAGATTGGTTCTGCTCCTAATCATGCCATTGTTCGATCGCACTTAATGCATTGCAATGTAATTCTTAACATTCTCAAAGAGTTCGATTCCAAGATCCTATTTATTTATCGGGATTTGCGCGATGTTGCTGTATCCCACGCACGCTGGGTGATGAAGGAAGAACGAATTTTCCTACACAAGGTTTATAAACAGCAAAAGGATTTTGATGATCATCTCATGAGTTCTATTTTGGGTGTTCCTGTGGGTTCACCTTTTGGTTCCAATGTCTCTCAACCGGATATTGGTCAGGACTTTGCTCGCTGGAAGGGGTGGATTTATGAGCCAACAGCGCTAGCCGTCAAATTTGAGGATTTGGTTGGTGAGCGGGGAGAAAGCAGCGAGGAAATTCGCCTGCAAACGATTGAAAAAATTGCGAATTTTTTGGAGTTGAACTTAACGCCACAGCAAATTGACAAGCGGTTCTCGTCACACATGATGAATCCAGCAGAATCTCATACCTTTGTCAAAGGAGGACAGGGACGCAGAGGCGGTTGGAGAGCGAAGTTTAATCCGCAACACAAAGAAGCCTTTAAGCGCGTTGCTGGGGATGTACTAATTGAACTTGGTTATGAACAAGATATGAACTGGTGA
- a CDS encoding glycosyltransferase family 4 protein gives MRVAIIRRTRTESFSMDVYADGIVSGLKAARPNWEIVELAPQRFTGTIKFVNQVQRYYERYWHFPRVLMQQPVDVFHIIDHSDGHLAYWLQKQRQPTIVTCHDIINLTQPETYKGRAQYPWLSMSIWKYAIWGMHKASHVVSVSSYTADEVVQWLGLDRSRITVIPNAVDEKFRVLPTDEIRAFRQQQGIAADTFCLLNVGSNHIRKNVSTILEVVALLKSRGLPIHFWKAGTDFNTEQQQFIQAHQLQDCVSYVGEPDDRALVQLYNAADVLVAPSLSEGFGLTVLEAMACGTPVIASNVTSLPEVVGEAGYLVHPTDVESIAKAVYQLQTDLSCCNCLKEKGIERAKQFTWRKTGERIAEVYETLLEQGH, from the coding sequence ATGCGTGTTGCCATTATCCGTCGAACCCGAACCGAATCATTCAGCATGGATGTCTATGCCGATGGCATTGTCAGTGGATTGAAGGCGGCTCGTCCCAATTGGGAAATTGTGGAACTAGCCCCTCAACGCTTTACTGGCACCATTAAATTTGTTAATCAGGTACAACGATACTACGAGCGCTATTGGCACTTTCCTCGGGTACTTATGCAGCAGCCAGTGGATGTGTTTCACATCATTGACCACAGCGACGGACATCTTGCCTATTGGCTGCAAAAACAGAGGCAACCGACGATCGTTACCTGTCATGACATTATCAACCTGACCCAACCAGAAACGTATAAGGGACGAGCACAGTATCCCTGGCTCAGTATGTCCATTTGGAAATACGCGATTTGGGGAATGCACAAAGCCAGTCATGTTGTTTCGGTTTCGTCCTATACAGCTGATGAGGTCGTGCAATGGTTAGGTCTCGATCGATCGCGAATTACGGTGATTCCCAATGCAGTAGACGAGAAATTTCGGGTGCTGCCAACCGACGAGATCAGGGCATTCCGCCAGCAGCAGGGTATAGCAGCGGACACTTTCTGCCTATTGAATGTGGGATCGAATCACATTCGCAAAAATGTTTCTACGATTTTAGAGGTTGTGGCGCTGCTCAAAAGTCGAGGACTGCCTATTCACTTTTGGAAGGCAGGCACCGACTTTAATACCGAACAACAGCAGTTTATTCAAGCTCATCAACTTCAAGACTGTGTTTCGTATGTGGGGGAACCGGACGATCGCGCTTTGGTGCAGTTATATAATGCAGCCGATGTGCTGGTGGCTCCGTCTCTTTCGGAGGGGTTTGGTTTGACCGTGCTAGAAGCGATGGCTTGCGGCACTCCGGTAATTGCATCGAATGTTACCTCATTGCCCGAAGTCGTCGGCGAGGCCGGATATCTAGTCCACCCTACCGATGTGGAGTCGATCGCTAAGGCGGTTTACCAACTACAAACCGATTTGTCCTGTTGTAATTGTCTCAAGGAGAAAGGAATAGAAAGAGCAAAGCAATTTACTTGGAGGAAAACAGGAGAACGAATTGCCGAAGTCTACGAAACGCTTCTAGAACAAGGCCATTAG
- a CDS encoding glycosyltransferase family 4 protein has protein sequence MSNTFRLGIVFTHPTQHHAPLWRKLNQQPGISVTALYLCNENQTSGDRHLGSSQPWDVDLTSGYEYEYLKTITGQVASKISKNLFHPGLFARLKPTNFDAVFLPSFYTLSYRLTVLLCKLRGIPIIMQNDATIISDDHYSRARQIALATLYPLMYSLADHWISSGDHNAIYLRHYGVSDAKMVRGCYPVDRERYEQTIAQGQDEIQRIRRELSWNNDTILYCFVGKYIARKNPFEFIEAITKAHRVDSRVRGIMIGGGELQAAIDQRLAELNGEVLNIGFVNQSQLPLYYAAMDAFISTSQFDPHPLVVSEAMAVGCPPILSDRCGNWGYSDTVQHRYNGLVYPYGQVDALVQAILSLTDAETRRLYSERSQEVFAGQDLNTELNAFLQVINRIRHAKNRVAEPNPDFANV, from the coding sequence ATGTCAAATACGTTTCGTTTAGGCATTGTATTCACCCATCCGACACAGCATCATGCACCTTTGTGGCGTAAGCTGAATCAACAGCCTGGTATATCAGTGACAGCCCTCTATCTTTGTAATGAGAATCAGACAAGCGGCGATCGTCATCTAGGTAGTTCGCAACCTTGGGATGTGGATCTCACTAGCGGGTATGAGTACGAATATCTCAAAACTATAACAGGACAGGTGGCATCAAAAATCAGCAAAAATCTATTTCACCCAGGGTTATTTGCTCGCCTCAAACCTACAAATTTTGATGCGGTGTTTTTGCCCAGTTTCTATACGCTTTCCTATCGACTGACCGTGTTGTTGTGTAAGTTACGTGGTATTCCAATTATTATGCAAAATGATGCCACAATTATTAGTGATGACCACTATAGTCGAGCGCGCCAGATTGCACTGGCAACGCTCTATCCGCTGATGTACAGCTTGGCGGATCATTGGATTTCTAGCGGCGATCACAATGCGATTTACCTACGACACTATGGTGTTTCAGATGCCAAAATGGTGCGAGGCTGCTATCCTGTCGATCGCGAGCGCTATGAACAAACGATTGCGCAGGGACAGGACGAGATTCAACGTATTCGTCGAGAATTAAGCTGGAACAACGACACAATTCTTTATTGTTTTGTTGGTAAGTATATTGCTCGGAAAAATCCGTTTGAGTTCATTGAAGCAATCACGAAAGCTCATCGAGTTGATTCACGAGTACGAGGGATCATGATTGGCGGCGGCGAGTTGCAAGCGGCGATCGATCAACGGTTGGCAGAACTCAATGGCGAGGTGTTGAACATTGGATTTGTCAATCAAAGCCAATTGCCACTCTACTATGCCGCTATGGATGCTTTTATTTCGACTTCTCAGTTTGATCCGCATCCACTGGTGGTTTCAGAAGCAATGGCTGTGGGATGTCCTCCCATTCTCAGCGATCGCTGCGGCAATTGGGGCTACAGCGACACGGTGCAACATCGTTATAACGGACTGGTTTATCCATACGGGCAGGTGGATGCACTGGTGCAGGCAATTTTGTCACTGACCGATGCTGAAACTCGCCGTCTTTATAGTGAACGATCGCAAGAAGTGTTTGCTGGACAAGATTTGAACACCGAGTTGAATGCCTTCTTACAGGTGATCAACCGCATTCGTCATGCAAAGAACAGGGTTGCAGAACCAAACCCAGATTTTGCGAATGTCTAA
- a CDS encoding glycosyltransferase — MERSTLRVLFVSHTYVVGVNQGKLNAIANTGKVEVGLLVPSNWKSLEWNRQFEVENPYPNIKLYQAPVLFSGRGGAHVYAPWKIWQVVQDFQPDLIQVEEEVFSLCALEFSIWSRLARKPLALFGWENLDRQLSRPRRWIRQFVMNTVQLMLPGNQDGAQLLRQWGYTGELEVIPQLGVDPKIFSSSKPEDRSSNSASNSTSNRLQIGFLGRFVPEKGIDTIFAAVRLLTQSGIDCHVTLCGSGSSEADLKQEAVRQQVDDRVSWQKAVSHDKVPAILRQFDVLVLPSRTIATWKEQFGHVLIEAMAMGVPVVGSNSGEIPNVIGRSDVVFPEGNAEALAAILERMSRDPHWRKQLEHYGIKRVHQLYTHERIAERLLERWQEVLNSERQRKYFPTNTNY, encoded by the coding sequence ATGGAACGATCGACTTTACGCGTCTTATTTGTCAGCCATACCTATGTGGTAGGCGTCAATCAGGGAAAGCTGAACGCGATTGCTAATACTGGAAAAGTAGAAGTCGGTCTGTTGGTTCCCAGCAATTGGAAATCGTTAGAGTGGAATCGCCAGTTTGAAGTTGAAAATCCGTACCCCAATATCAAACTCTACCAAGCCCCAGTTTTGTTTTCAGGGCGAGGGGGAGCGCATGTGTATGCACCTTGGAAAATTTGGCAGGTTGTTCAAGACTTTCAGCCAGATTTGATTCAGGTAGAAGAAGAAGTTTTTTCACTTTGTGCCCTTGAATTTTCCATTTGGAGTCGGTTAGCACGAAAACCCCTAGCGTTGTTTGGTTGGGAAAATCTCGATCGCCAATTGTCTCGACCGCGTCGTTGGATTCGTCAATTTGTCATGAATACTGTTCAGTTGATGCTTCCTGGTAATCAAGATGGAGCGCAGTTGTTGCGCCAATGGGGTTACACTGGCGAACTAGAAGTGATTCCTCAGTTGGGTGTTGATCCCAAAATATTCAGTTCTTCAAAACCGGAAGACCGTTCGTCAAATTCCGCGTCAAACTCCACGTCAAATAGGTTGCAGATTGGCTTTCTTGGTCGCTTTGTTCCAGAAAAAGGGATTGATACTATCTTTGCAGCAGTTCGGTTGTTGACGCAATCAGGGATAGACTGTCATGTGACACTGTGTGGATCGGGGTCATCGGAAGCAGACCTTAAACAAGAAGCCGTTCGGCAGCAAGTGGATGATCGAGTGAGTTGGCAGAAGGCCGTTTCCCACGACAAAGTGCCTGCTATCTTGCGACAGTTTGATGTATTAGTTTTGCCATCTCGAACGATCGCTACCTGGAAAGAACAATTTGGTCACGTGCTGATTGAAGCCATGGCTATGGGTGTTCCAGTGGTTGGTTCAAATTCAGGTGAAATTCCAAATGTGATTGGGCGATCGGATGTGGTATTTCCAGAGGGCAACGCAGAGGCACTTGCAGCAATCTTAGAGCGGATGAGCCGTGACCCTCATTGGCGCAAGCAACTTGAGCACTATGGCATTAAAAGAGTGCATCAACTTTATACGCATGAGCGCATTGCCGAACGATTGCTCGAACGGTGGCAGGAGGTGCTAAATTCTGAACGGCAACGCAAATATTTTCCCACTAATACAAATTACTGA